The following are encoded in a window of Rosa chinensis cultivar Old Blush chromosome 4, RchiOBHm-V2, whole genome shotgun sequence genomic DNA:
- the LOC112199154 gene encoding putative UPF0481 protein At3g02645, whose amino-acid sequence MQSQRYIRREMEGSVEAGPHDIENPYVVLENSLIEEVGRLSPISNSRCIYRVPNRLRHVSEDVYTPRVISIGPLHHGREALKAMEEHKKRYLQYVMGRSKFSLTDYIEKIKDREPKLRSCYSETIDLKSDELVRIILVDAIFAIEFLYRYWCRALLDENDCIFGKPMWVNDVWPDLVRLENQLPFFILEDLFDPDIFPVPLEYSNRLIGVERLSILFLSYHFVNDIAKDIGGVLDNVEMVYSSEEIDHFVDLLRKLYIAPINRESVETKIYTVPTIEELNRAGVKFKAGLTKNLFDIQFDDGILEIPKFVAHDATEFVLKNLVAFEQCTGLGNYLSDYVILMDQLVDTSKDAELLVKYKIIVNMLGGGNNELSDMINRLSNGVSQQNEFYFGTLLVDLNKFCSSTWHKRMANLRQNYFNTPWATISFFAAVLLLILTMIQTICSIISLT is encoded by the coding sequence ATGCAATCACAACGATACATCAGGAGGGAAATGGAAGGAAGTGTTGAAGCTGGACCACATGACATAGAAAACCCGTACGTTGTATTAGAAAATTCATTGATAGAGGAGGTGGGTAGATTGTCCCCCATATCCAATTCGCGTTGTATATACCGGGTTCCTAATCGACTACGGCATGTATCTGAAGACGTCTACACACCTAGGGTAATCTCTATAGGCCCACTGCATCACGGAAGGGAAGCCTTGAAAGCCATGGAAGAACACAAAAAGAGGTACTTACAATATGTTATGGGTCGAAGCAAATTCAGCCTGACGGATTATatagaaaaaataaaggatAGAGAACCAAAATTGCGTAGTTGTTACTCAGAAACCATTGATCTTAAAAGTGATGAATTAGTAAGAATCATTCTAGTGGATGCCATCTTCGCCATTGAGTTCTTATATAGATACTGGTGCCGTGCATTGCTAGATGAAAATGACTGCATATTTGGGAAACCAATGTGGGTAAATGATGTATGGCCTGACCTGGTACGGCTTGAAAATCAGCTTCCATTCTTCATTCTTGAGGACCTATTCGACCCAGACATATTTCCGGTCCCTCTAGAGTACTCTAACAGGCTTATTGGTGTTGAGAGGCTCTCAATATTGTTTCTTTCTTACCATTTTGTAAATGATATCGCGAAAGATATAGGGGGGGTGCTGGATAATGTGGAGATGGTTTATTCTTCCGAAGAGATAGACCATTTTGTTGATCTCTTAAGAAAGTTATATATAGCCCCTATCAATAGAGAGTCTGTAGAAACGAAAATTTATACAGTACCTACCATTGAAGAGCTAAACCGGGCGGGAGTGAAATTTAAGGCAGGACTAACCAAGAATTTATTTGACATACAGTTTgatgatggaattctggaaatTCCAAAATTCGTAGCACATGATGCTACAGAGTTTGTACTAAAAAATCTAGTTGCTTTTGAGCAATGCACTGGCTTAGGAAATTACCTATCTGATTATGTCATTCTTATGGATCAGCTTGTGGACACCTCAAAAGATGCTGAGTTGCTCGTTAAGTATAAAATCATTGTAAACATGCTAGGAGGTGGGAATAATGAGTTGTCAGATATGATTAACCGCCTGTCAAATGGGGTTAGCCAACAAAATGAATTCTATTTTGGTACTCTTCTTGTAGACTTGAACAAGTTCTGCAGTTCAACATGGCACAAAAGGATGGCAAATTTGAGACAAAATTATTTCAACACCCCTTGGGCAACCATTTCATTTTTTGCAGCAGTCCTTCTCCTGATACTGACTATGATTCAAACAATTTGCTCGATAATCTCTCTTACTTGA